A genomic segment from Nitrosopumilus sp. K4 encodes:
- a CDS encoding peptidase, which produces MFIFAVVLASLTIENSYGHGVGSETFPPVKLDGKLVTLEVSSSTNNPNEIDDQQISISMIDFDSKVTLRDVTFQIKSERGEQFLFEKEFKADNGFLVFNFVSEDTEKIIIEEENAGGLFGSMLGLESRKINVKGPNLSEGGLYKFDISILTADSYSNKLDEPLVFNAGISIAQTTKHTINDPNFGEQTIHVITFYDEISNFNYNSNSKEITFSMPFEWTESNVNQTSVVHEELIIPKAFGDLLVSGFSMYVNDIKLSDNIVTIDDFFSDGRVVHFIINQKELWKIFEKYENQNGMDFVIKPSKEKTQLSSVTENGQFRILVSWEPETLKSNSDAKIIFDVTDIFLKNTPIAVNYDLTITQDQKTIYQQSGMSSDSRDNHNIAEFTIPKDVTGILHLNFENLAGNDLARTSIPIVIDPVISKNELSIPEWIRSNAAWWAEGQIDDATFIQGIEYLIRNGIILIPSTPQSDSETKEIPSWIRSNAAWWAEGQIDDETFVQGLQYLIQKGILRV; this is translated from the coding sequence ATTTTCATTTTCGCTGTAGTTTTAGCTTCACTAACAATTGAAAATTCCTATGGACATGGAGTAGGAAGCGAAACATTTCCTCCTGTTAAGTTAGATGGAAAACTTGTGACACTGGAGGTTTCATCATCAACAAACAATCCAAATGAAATAGATGATCAACAAATTTCTATTTCTATGATTGATTTTGACTCTAAGGTTACATTAAGAGATGTTACTTTTCAAATTAAATCAGAACGTGGAGAGCAATTTCTTTTTGAAAAAGAATTCAAAGCAGATAATGGATTCTTGGTCTTCAACTTTGTATCAGAAGATACTGAGAAAATAATCATTGAAGAAGAAAATGCTGGTGGACTATTTGGCTCTATGTTGGGTCTTGAAAGCAGAAAAATCAATGTAAAAGGACCTAATCTGAGTGAAGGAGGACTGTACAAATTTGATATTAGCATACTGACTGCTGATAGTTATTCAAACAAACTTGATGAACCTCTTGTATTTAATGCGGGAATATCAATAGCACAAACCACTAAGCATACAATCAATGATCCTAATTTTGGAGAACAGACAATCCATGTTATAACCTTCTATGATGAAATTAGTAATTTCAATTATAATTCAAATTCCAAAGAAATTACATTCTCTATGCCTTTTGAATGGACAGAATCTAATGTAAATCAAACATCAGTCGTTCATGAAGAATTGATAATTCCAAAAGCATTTGGTGATTTGTTAGTTTCTGGATTTTCAATGTATGTTAATGACATCAAGCTTTCTGATAACATTGTAACAATTGATGATTTTTTTTCAGATGGAAGAGTTGTTCATTTTATAATCAATCAAAAAGAATTATGGAAAATTTTTGAAAAATATGAAAATCAAAATGGGATGGACTTTGTAATAAAACCTAGTAAAGAAAAAACACAACTTAGCTCTGTGACTGAAAACGGGCAATTCCGTATTCTTGTATCTTGGGAACCAGAAACTCTAAAGTCAAACTCTGATGCAAAAATAATCTTTGATGTTACTGACATTTTTCTTAAAAATACCCCAATTGCAGTAAATTATGATTTAACAATTACACAAGACCAAAAAACCATCTATCAACAAAGTGGGATGAGTTCTGATTCTAGAGATAATCACAACATTGCTGAATTCACAATACCTAAAGACGTAACCGGAATACTTCATCTTAACTTTGAAAATTTGGCAGGAAATGATCTTGCAAGAACATCAATTCCTATAGTGATTGATCCTGTAATTTCTAAAAATGAACTCTCTATACCTGAGTGGATTAGAAGCAACGCTGCATGGTGGGCAGAAGGACAAATTGATGATGCTACATTCATTCAAGGAATTGAATATCTTATTCGAAATGGAATTATTCTAATTCCAAGTACTCCTCAATCTGATTCTGAAACAAAAGAAATTCCTTCCTGGATTAGAAGCAACGCTGCATGGTGGGCAGAAGGACAAATTGATGACGAAACATTTGTCCAAGGACTACAGTATTTAATTCAAAAAGGGATCTTGCGTGTTTAA
- a CDS encoding peptidase, which produces MFRSETVVENNSVLSSIVVAGVITSLSLILFPTITYADVFVPENEYVGYYDYEGVFTVVGNVKNQNDFALIPTLTISVIDDGTRITKILHHVPIPAMTDIPFKLKFPEVQSENLEVLKAELKFVKTKKNPVPIQIIYDKTLITHDDGHVTGRIQNVGNYTVYNPKVYAIVHGIENYVLDVAHNISLIEKIKPGEILNFTIYPDPSISETVRFYSCFAPVDTTVIPISTKKNDGNFDFRYDSGAWFSAAKFNEDGTEMIIRGYNSYPLETYANFEFPPISGEEKFDVTVDDQPIEFIQSIDEMGQWHVAFLIEPRFQAVVKISGFEKGLPPEVPKIPQWIKTNAEWWATDQIPDSEFLEGIDFLFKKGVVFVSGKQLAVESAWEIPSWIKTPASWWAEGKISDDEFLNAIENLVKREIIVI; this is translated from the coding sequence ATGTTTAGATCTGAGACCGTAGTTGAAAATAATTCTGTTTTATCTTCTATTGTAGTTGCCGGGGTGATTACAAGTCTCTCTTTAATTTTATTTCCTACAATTACATATGCTGATGTATTTGTTCCTGAAAATGAATACGTTGGTTACTATGACTACGAGGGCGTTTTTACCGTAGTAGGAAACGTGAAAAATCAAAATGATTTTGCATTAATCCCAACTTTGACAATATCTGTAATTGATGATGGAACAAGAATTACCAAGATCCTTCATCACGTTCCAATCCCTGCAATGACTGACATTCCTTTCAAACTAAAATTCCCTGAAGTTCAAAGTGAAAACCTCGAAGTGTTAAAAGCGGAACTAAAATTTGTAAAAACCAAAAAAAATCCTGTTCCAATTCAGATTATCTACGATAAAACTCTGATAACACATGACGATGGACATGTTACTGGGAGAATTCAAAATGTTGGAAACTATACAGTCTATAATCCTAAAGTGTATGCAATAGTTCATGGCATTGAGAACTATGTTCTCGATGTTGCTCACAATATTTCCCTTATTGAGAAAATAAAACCTGGGGAAATACTGAATTTTACGATATATCCCGATCCATCTATTTCTGAAACAGTTCGCTTTTACTCGTGTTTTGCACCTGTAGACACAACTGTTATTCCTATTTCTACAAAGAAAAATGATGGAAACTTTGATTTCAGATATGATTCTGGTGCATGGTTTTCAGCAGCAAAATTCAATGAGGATGGAACAGAAATGATAATTCGGGGATACAACAGCTATCCTCTTGAGACATATGCAAATTTTGAGTTCCCTCCAATCTCCGGTGAGGAAAAATTTGATGTTACAGTGGATGATCAACCAATAGAATTCATACAAAGCATTGATGAGATGGGACAATGGCATGTTGCTTTTCTAATAGAACCAAGATTCCAAGCTGTTGTAAAAATATCTGGATTTGAAAAGGGATTACCTCCAGAAGTTCCAAAGATTCCTCAGTGGATAAAAACAAATGCTGAATGGTGGGCAACTGATCAAATTCCAGATTCAGAGTTTCTTGAGGGAATTGATTTTTTGTTTAAAAAAGGAGTCGTTTTTGTATCCGGCAAGCAACTGGCAGTAGAATCTGCATGGGAAATTCCTTCATGGATCAAAACACCCGCATCTTGGTGGGCAGAAGGAAAAATCTCAGATGACGAATTTCTTAATGCAATTGAAAATCTTGTAAAACGAGAGATTATTGTAATTTAA
- a CDS encoding rhomboid family intramembrane serine protease → MFPLRDENPHPPGFKPRVTQALIVINIVVFFIEVVITGQFFDFTNQNAFNLFYNWGAVPSCITGGSVLNIDFGAGPLRVSCPDVPYISLLSSIFLHGGLMHLGGNMLFLWIFGDNIEQKFGKAKYLGIYLMWGVLAGLIHIYGDTNSAIPAVGASGAISGILGAYLVIFPRARIQTFMMMGFFWRMMRIQAKWFLPFWLVFQNLLPFFIGGFGVAGGGVAYLAHIGGFVVGLATGYLYKKTHGSEFTYGTRYGYRPDY, encoded by the coding sequence ATGTTTCCACTACGAGACGAGAACCCACACCCACCAGGATTCAAACCAAGAGTTACTCAGGCACTAATTGTTATTAACATAGTTGTATTTTTCATCGAAGTTGTCATTACTGGGCAATTTTTTGATTTTACTAACCAAAATGCATTTAATTTATTTTACAATTGGGGTGCAGTACCTAGTTGTATTACTGGTGGTAGTGTACTGAATATTGATTTTGGTGCAGGACCATTACGTGTCTCTTGTCCTGATGTACCATACATCTCACTTCTAAGTTCTATTTTCTTACATGGTGGACTAATGCATCTTGGAGGAAACATGTTGTTCTTGTGGATCTTTGGGGATAACATTGAACAAAAATTTGGCAAAGCAAAGTATCTTGGAATTTATTTGATGTGGGGCGTCTTGGCAGGATTGATTCACATTTATGGTGATACAAATAGTGCAATTCCAGCAGTTGGTGCATCAGGTGCCATCTCGGGTATACTTGGTGCTTATCTTGTAATTTTCCCTAGAGCCAGAATTCAGACATTCATGATGATGGGGTTCTTTTGGAGAATGATGCGTATCCAAGCAAAATGGTTCTTGCCTTTCTGGTTAGTCTTTCAAAACCTTCTACCGTTTTTTATTGGGGGATTTGGTGTTGCAGGCGGTGGAGTAGCTTATCTTGCTCATATTGGAGGATTTGTTGTTGGACTTGCAACAGGTTATCTTTACAAAAAAACACATGGTTCAGAATTTACTTATGGCACTAGATATGGCTATAGGCCAGATTATTAG
- a CDS encoding 4-oxalocrotonate tautomerase family protein — MPLITVSMYPGRSQEQKDEYAKAITKAAVDILKTKESHVIVVFDENPKENWFQAGNPL, encoded by the coding sequence ATGCCCTTGATCACAGTATCAATGTACCCTGGAAGATCACAAGAACAAAAAGACGAATATGCAAAAGCTATCACAAAAGCTGCAGTAGATATTCTAAAAACAAAAGAAAGTCACGTCATTGTTGTTTTTGATGAAAATCCAAAAGAAAACTGGTTTCAAGCTGGAAACCCTCTCTAA
- a CDS encoding carbon-nitrogen hydrolase family protein, with protein MKAAVVQFKASTKKNVNLKKILDYIKRAAKNKATLVAFPEFMMFYTNSSQTPKQLADLAENINGDFVSAIAQCAKENHIQVVGSFYEKSKKKDRVYDTSFVIDKTGKVISTYRKIHLYDALGFKESDKMMSGSKIAKPVRTSIGKIGMMICYDLRFPEMSRSLASSGSEILVAPSAWVRGNMKEEHWITINKTRAIENGCYVIAPDQVGNIYCGRSVVVDPYGKILLDMKKKQGIGYVNIELKKIKDIRKVLPLLKNRRTDIYPTLKA; from the coding sequence ATGAAGGCTGCAGTTGTACAATTCAAGGCATCAACTAAAAAAAATGTAAATCTAAAAAAAATTCTAGATTATATCAAAAGGGCAGCAAAAAACAAAGCTACACTTGTTGCATTTCCAGAATTTATGATGTTTTACACAAATTCATCACAAACTCCAAAACAGCTTGCAGATTTAGCTGAAAACATTAACGGCGATTTTGTTTCAGCAATTGCACAATGTGCAAAAGAAAATCACATTCAAGTTGTAGGTTCATTTTACGAGAAAAGCAAAAAGAAAGACAGAGTGTATGACACTTCATTTGTGATTGATAAAACAGGTAAAGTAATATCTACTTACAGAAAGATCCACCTCTATGATGCATTAGGCTTTAAAGAATCAGACAAAATGATGTCAGGTTCAAAGATTGCAAAACCAGTAAGGACATCCATTGGAAAGATTGGTATGATGATTTGTTATGACCTAAGGTTCCCTGAGATGTCACGTTCACTTGCATCTTCTGGTTCTGAAATACTAGTTGCTCCATCTGCATGGGTTAGAGGTAACATGAAAGAAGAACACTGGATAACAATTAACAAAACACGTGCAATTGAAAATGGTTGTTATGTTATTGCTCCAGATCAGGTAGGAAACATTTACTGTGGTAGAAGCGTTGTAGTTGATCCATATGGCAAAATACTCCTTGATATGAAAAAGAAACAAGGGATTGGTTATGTTAACATTGAATTAAAAAAAATAAAAGATATACGAAAAGTTTTACCTTTACTAAAAAACAGAAGAACAGATATCTATCCTACTTTGAAGGCTTAG
- a CDS encoding topoisomerase DNA-binding C4 zinc finger domain-containing protein — MPAKKSQLQSIQVRKKTNRHVVKTTKTRTNTLRKEITQYLDANGFLSWSSKDKKYIILGTNTPKKGLVQCPECKLGQLMIIRSRTTRKRFMGCSNYYGGCKASSPLLQKARLRAIKTPCEVCKWPMVIFRYSKKQKWTRQCSNFNCESRKPKPSK; from the coding sequence ATGCCGGCAAAAAAATCTCAGCTTCAATCTATCCAGGTCAGAAAGAAAACAAACAGGCATGTTGTAAAAACTACAAAGACAAGAACCAATACTTTGAGAAAAGAGATCACACAATATCTTGATGCAAATGGCTTTCTTTCTTGGTCATCAAAAGACAAAAAATACATCATCTTGGGAACAAACACCCCAAAGAAGGGACTTGTTCAATGTCCTGAATGTAAACTAGGACAACTGATGATAATTCGTTCAAGAACAACTAGGAAAAGATTCATGGGTTGCTCAAATTATTACGGAGGATGCAAAGCATCATCGCCGTTATTACAAAAAGCAAGACTGCGTGCAATAAAGACGCCATGTGAGGTTTGCAAATGGCCAATGGTAATTTTTAGATATTCAAAAAAACAAAAGTGGACTAGACAATGTTCAAACTTTAATTGTGAAAGCAGAAAGCCTAAGCCTTCAAAGTAG
- a CDS encoding thiolase domain-containing protein: MEKVCVLGAGSTKYGKLADSIADITTQASVDAIESAGIDPKEVKAAYISNVFGVADKQVHLGPVLMSNLGISDKPSLSIESACGSGSVSFREAYANVAAGFYDCLVVTGVEKVTHTGTEWTTTYFAYCSDFFYEGQAGASFPGLFASMARAYLTEFNATEEDFARVAVKNHENGVLNPKAHLQKKITVDDVMNSAVVASPLKLYDCCPFSDGASSVILCSEKFAKEHGGDYIEVIGSGRGGSPAALQGREHMTTIPSTKIAAEAAYKMAGITAKDIDFAEVHDCFTIAEVVDTEDLGFFEKGKGVEAVREGRTRLNSDLSINPSGGLKSKGHPIGATGVGQVAEVFDQLTGKAGARTVKDAKIGLTHNFGATGASCAVHIFQSV, translated from the coding sequence GTGGAAAAGGTTTGCGTTCTTGGTGCAGGTAGCACCAAATATGGAAAATTAGCCGATAGTATTGCAGATATTACTACCCAGGCCTCCGTTGACGCCATTGAAAGCGCCGGAATTGATCCCAAAGAAGTCAAAGCAGCATACATCTCAAACGTATTTGGTGTGGCTGACAAGCAGGTTCATTTGGGACCAGTTTTGATGAGCAACCTTGGAATTTCAGATAAACCTTCATTATCAATTGAATCCGCATGTGGAAGCGGTTCAGTATCATTTAGAGAAGCATATGCAAATGTTGCAGCAGGATTCTATGACTGTCTTGTTGTTACCGGTGTTGAAAAAGTAACTCATACTGGAACAGAATGGACAACAACATACTTTGCATATTGTTCAGACTTTTTCTATGAGGGACAAGCTGGTGCATCATTTCCTGGTTTGTTTGCATCAATGGCAAGAGCTTACCTGACAGAATTTAATGCAACAGAGGAAGACTTTGCAAGAGTTGCAGTAAAGAATCATGAAAATGGTGTACTAAATCCAAAAGCTCACTTGCAAAAGAAAATCACAGTTGATGATGTAATGAACTCTGCAGTAGTTGCAAGTCCACTAAAACTTTATGATTGCTGTCCATTTTCAGATGGTGCAAGTTCAGTAATTCTTTGTTCTGAAAAGTTTGCAAAAGAACACGGCGGTGATTACATTGAAGTAATTGGCTCTGGCAGAGGTGGTTCACCAGCTGCATTACAGGGTCGTGAACACATGACAACAATTCCAAGTACAAAGATTGCAGCTGAAGCTGCATACAAGATGGCAGGAATAACTGCAAAAGATATAGATTTTGCAGAAGTGCATGACTGCTTTACCATTGCAGAAGTTGTAGACACTGAAGACTTGGGATTCTTTGAAAAAGGAAAAGGTGTTGAAGCTGTTCGTGAAGGAAGAACAAGATTAAACTCAGACCTTTCGATAAATCCATCAGGTGGTCTTAAATCAAAAGGTCATCCAATTGGCGCAACAGGTGTTGGACAAGTAGCTGAAGTATTTGATCAGTTAACCGGAAAAGCTGGCGCAAGAACTGTAAAGGATGCAAAAATTGGATTAACTCATAACTTTGGTGCAACTGGTGCAAGTTGTGCTGTTCATATATTCCAAAGTGTGTAA
- a CDS encoding Zn-ribbon domain-containing OB-fold protein, whose amino-acid sequence MSIKEQLIEKAKEGKVLAHKCTKCGHLHLSTVYFCQKCGSKGFEDAILEGTGTVATYTIITVAPAGFEKYTPYAFVVLQLDNSDLRISGFMGGIATPADLPVGTRAKITGFDERGILMEKQ is encoded by the coding sequence ATGTCAATAAAAGAACAACTTATTGAAAAAGCAAAAGAAGGCAAAGTCCTTGCACACAAATGCACAAAATGCGGACATTTGCATCTCTCAACTGTCTACTTTTGCCAAAAATGTGGCAGTAAAGGATTTGAAGACGCTATTTTGGAAGGTACAGGTACAGTTGCCACTTATACAATCATTACAGTAGCCCCTGCAGGCTTTGAAAAATATACCCCGTATGCATTTGTAGTCCTTCAGCTAGACAATTCAGACCTTAGAATATCTGGATTTATGGGAGGAATTGCAACTCCAGCAGATCTTCCGGTTGGAACCAGAGCAAAAATCACTGGTTTTGATGAACGCGGAATATTGATGGAAAAACAGTAA
- the nrdD gene encoding anaerobic ribonucleoside-triphosphate reductase, whose translation MELSEGVAEPKRSGILQSTSKRVRMIFSVMASPNRIDILRILNSKGPLTYSELKSLAGFKSKKESGKFAYHLRKLLRQSLVALNKSERRYTITNLGKLVLSLARQIEERSIIESGKMYVRTSHESIEEFNSHKIIQSLVREGSLPLELAQKITEEVENRIYKYQTTYLTGSLIREMVNSVLLEHGHEEYRNKLARLGLPVFDVQEMLTNLDNVDNGAEGLLFNTGQRVFAEHLLTNILPKDVADSHLSGDLHITNPGVWSMIPDTIFVNVKELIDDGVDLGGKYLDVSRIPASKSLDEITSALSVIISLLSKEASQEIVLDGVTQLFTKHSKNLEELEQKLANAFATASTTSKYNKTSTRVSIRLQLGSDTKIINSIINAYKNYTKITPVPKIGLIVDYEKGKVSDVSEALAEIISIGGNVMFAKGQTSSYGITNPTTKNSGPLSIALQSVSINLPRLAFESNKDETYFRARLALLMKPALASMALRKKDISDLTRRGLNPILAKNTQYMQRSSVSLNVNLVGLKEAVYNILGFQDNKEGKEILHKVIETAVDVGAKKGKEIGDPVAISMIETEGATRFTNLDGEKYGKNSALNTMEDDSYSQGVVINASEITEFTNKSEPISECNKLAKTLNGGLLIKLQIDKDAKPADIKKSIEKAADLTNSFKPEKKVAICGECGFKDEPFEDKCPKCKSPYVV comes from the coding sequence ATGGAATTGAGTGAGGGAGTAGCAGAACCAAAACGAAGTGGAATCCTTCAATCAACATCAAAACGTGTTAGAATGATCTTTTCTGTAATGGCGAGTCCTAACAGAATCGATATCTTAAGAATCCTTAATTCCAAAGGACCTCTGACTTATTCAGAATTAAAATCTCTTGCTGGATTCAAATCCAAAAAAGAAAGCGGAAAATTTGCATACCATCTCAGAAAACTATTGAGACAATCTCTTGTTGCATTAAACAAATCTGAAAGAAGATACACAATCACAAATCTTGGAAAACTTGTCCTAAGTCTAGCAAGACAGATCGAAGAGCGTTCAATTATTGAAAGTGGAAAGATGTATGTTAGAACATCGCATGAATCCATTGAGGAATTTAATTCTCATAAAATCATACAATCATTAGTTAGGGAAGGAAGCCTTCCATTAGAATTAGCACAAAAAATTACTGAAGAAGTAGAAAACAGAATTTACAAATATCAGACTACATACCTCACAGGCTCATTAATTCGAGAAATGGTTAATTCTGTATTATTAGAGCATGGTCATGAAGAATACCGAAACAAATTGGCACGCCTAGGCCTGCCTGTATTTGATGTTCAAGAAATGCTCACAAACCTAGATAATGTAGATAATGGAGCCGAGGGACTGTTATTTAATACAGGTCAGAGAGTTTTCGCTGAACATCTATTAACAAATATTCTGCCAAAAGATGTAGCAGACTCTCATCTTTCAGGAGATTTGCATATAACAAATCCGGGAGTGTGGTCAATGATTCCTGATACAATATTTGTTAATGTTAAAGAACTAATTGATGATGGAGTTGATCTTGGAGGAAAATATCTTGACGTATCAAGAATCCCTGCATCAAAATCACTTGATGAAATAACTTCTGCATTATCTGTAATTATTTCACTTCTTTCAAAAGAAGCTTCACAAGAAATTGTTTTAGATGGTGTAACACAATTATTTACAAAACATTCAAAGAATCTTGAAGAATTAGAACAAAAACTTGCAAATGCATTTGCCACTGCATCCACTACATCAAAATACAATAAAACAAGCACTCGTGTTTCAATTAGATTACAACTAGGTTCTGATACAAAAATTATTAATTCAATTATCAACGCATACAAAAATTACACAAAGATTACACCAGTACCAAAAATTGGTTTGATTGTTGATTATGAAAAAGGCAAAGTTTCCGATGTATCTGAAGCATTAGCAGAAATAATTTCAATTGGTGGAAATGTAATGTTTGCAAAAGGACAAACATCAAGTTATGGAATTACAAATCCAACAACAAAGAATTCCGGTCCATTATCTATTGCACTACAATCTGTCTCAATTAATCTTCCAAGGCTTGCATTTGAATCAAACAAAGATGAGACATACTTTAGAGCAAGACTTGCATTACTTATGAAACCAGCACTTGCTTCTATGGCATTAAGAAAGAAAGACATATCAGATCTTACAAGACGGGGTCTCAATCCAATCCTTGCAAAGAATACTCAATACATGCAAAGAAGTTCCGTGTCTCTAAATGTCAATCTTGTAGGTCTCAAAGAAGCAGTTTACAATATACTTGGTTTCCAAGATAACAAAGAGGGTAAGGAAATTCTCCACAAAGTAATTGAAACTGCCGTAGATGTTGGAGCTAAAAAAGGAAAGGAAATTGGTGATCCTGTAGCTATATCTATGATTGAGACTGAAGGCGCTACTAGATTTACTAATCTTGATGGCGAAAAATATGGTAAAAACTCAGCTCTAAACACCATGGAAGATGACTCTTATTCTCAGGGTGTAGTGATTAATGCCTCAGAAATTACCGAATTTACGAACAAAAGCGAGCCTATTTCAGAGTGCAACAAACTAGCAAAGACGCTCAATGGAGGTCTGTTGATTAAATTACAAATTGACAAGGATGCCAAGCCTGCAGATATCAAAAAATCCATTGAAAAGGCTGCAGATTTGACTAATTCATTCAAACCTGAAAAGAAAGTTGCAATTTGTGGTGAATGTGGATTTAAGGATGAGCCATTTGAGGACAAGTGTCCTAAATGTAAGTCACCTTATGTTGTCTGA